In the Salvia miltiorrhiza cultivar Shanhuang (shh) chromosome 8, IMPLAD_Smil_shh, whole genome shotgun sequence genome, ataacttCCCGTCATACAAAATCCGAAATAATAAGTCATCTTGGATTTCCTTATGGGCTAAAACAGGACAAATCGGATTGGTCCAATTCGACAAGTCCAAAATAGAACGGGCATCCGAGAGCGGAACCCGACCCGTTGACAAAGGCAAAATGGATACCAACTCCACGTGAAATTCAAAAGCAAACCAGAAATCCACCAACCCGATCTGACTAACCCATCAGGAAAATGGAttgatgttgatgttgatgttgatttgatttgataatattattatttttcaatattgcTATTCAAAAacctaattttaattaataaccTTCGGTCTATTTGTCGGACCACCTCTTTTAAATcgtgaagaaaagaaaaaactatTGAAATCGCGAAATTCAATCAGTGATTAGTGTCAGTGCTGACACCGCTTTTTCCTgctaattttgttttatttatttatttatgaattatccACGAATAGGTTTCTAATTCTTTGgcaaaaaagaaattgaagaaagatGTTGAAAATTCAATTTTGGTGAATGAGTTTATTTTAATTGCGCAGCAACTCATAATTTGACCAAAAGATTCGATTGTTTGAAGCACGTCAGCTCtcagaaaattaattaattgaagttttGATAGCATGAGGAGAAAATGTTTAAttagaacaatgtttaaattcgtATCAACGAATGATAAAAATATGATCTTATATCCTACCGTTTAATCGTGACCTCATTACCTGGACAGTGAGATTTGCCGacgaaaaagaacaaaaaagatAAAGGTGTGTATATCTTTTTGCTTATGTTTTTCGCGTATCTTACAAATGGGTAAAGGACTACTTATAAAATACATAGATagaagggcaaaatagtaaattcctAGCTATCACGTATTCCTCATGCACGGCAACGGTTTATGCATTGGCAATCTTGTCAGAGGATGTTGGATTTTGGCTTCTTATGACACCGATGTGAAATGATAGGGACGCACGATTCCACGGCTAGGTATATTCTCTAAGCTTTGTGAATATAATTATTCAGTTCATGTCGCTTAGCATCCAACTCTACTAATATGATTGGAGATATAGTAGTCTCCAGCCATGTTCATAATCTGCTCTGAATTTGACTCGGCAACAGATATAGACATGGTACCATGGACAAGGACATATATTTCACAGACTCGCCGTTAGAATATCTATTCGACTGTTTGGAAATGGTTATACGGTTTGACAATCTTCTACTTTCAGCTCTGCAAAATACAACTATGGGGATCTACCTTTCACAGGACGCGTTCTATTCCTCATCACGTATATTTATcctcaattttcaaattcatgtataaaattaaaacatactcaaaatttgtgtatttaggcgGCAATAACCATTATATTTTATTACACACGACGTCATTTTGGTGAAGTGGTATCAGGTTGACTATCATGTCAGATTCAATTTTGATCAATATCCAATATGTGAAAAAATTATAgcaatatttaattatgtgtttttattcacaacttttaaaatttaagtataaaactacaaaatatataatttttttttgtatttaaccGTCAATAACCTATAATTTAACTTCAAAGACTAccccttaaaaaaataacaatttcaAAGACTACATAAGAGTATATTTGTAGAAgaatatgaaatatatatgaaatacgGTAAATAAAGTACATATCTCTAAAATCAAATATTAGACTAAATCTTTGGAAGGAGGCCAGGGTTATTGGAGTATCAAATACTCGTCGGCTATAAGGCCATGGAAAATTGGAATTGTAGCATATGTAAGACTGCCTACGATGTGCTGTCTTGCTGTCAAAATTTATGACTTTTTTAAAAGTTGGTTAATTAACTtatactaaaataataaaacatttgtggttaaaaaaaaaatcaatcttaGTTAGCCAACCATTGATTAACTTATTATTACGCAAATGCCCCAAAGTCAATGAACACAAGGACACTTGTCTCATATTTGAGTGTCCCTTCAACCTCGTTAACTTTTCTAGTAATCAATCTTTAGATTTTACTATATATCCTTGGGGCCAGTTTGATAGAATAACTTAAATTAGTAATGTATTGTAAATAAATTGTGATTTGtatcattatttatatatgatAGATAAGATAGAATTAATACTCAATATCACAGATTCCCTTAGTTCATGATAATATCGTTTTCATTTTATGGACGAcgcgaatttttaaaaaataatagatGTAGGGGTGGATATTAATTATTGTGAATGAAGTTTGGATCTCATTATTGTTGTGAGTAGAGTTTGTGGATCcgatatattattataaatagaagtgaaaatgatattataaacggatcaaaatgacaaaagtgacGATATCGtgaacggatgaagtattagTTATTTGAAATCCTAATTTAAAGTCTAGATTGAATTTGGGATTTTATAATTCTAACTTTATTTACATTTCGAAAACAAAATATTGTACATACCTCTTTCAATTcttaaaagacaaaaaaaaaatcaagaaaataacCAAACATCATCACGCATTATATAGTTACGACCACTACAAGTGTTGACCTGGTAACTATTCTAAAGAAAAGAACCACACTCCAAACAACTGTATATGATAAATTTTTGGTgtaataatattatctctctttAATTagaatgaaaataatgaatgaaaaatggtgaaattttttattttatagaaaatgagagaaaaagagtgaaagattttaaaatatagtaattatttttattcctctttctctcacgataaatttacaaccaaataaaACACACTTAGTACAATTTAGAAACAAATATATTTTGATCTAATATTATAAATGTTTTCGTAATTTTAATCTTAGCtgtctataaaaaaaataacgtaCAGAAAGCTTTGAAAGCACCAATATTATAATCTGAAGTAATAGAAAAAATCCAGTTCAAACAAGATTTGTATTCAATCTGTTACAGTTCTATTAGAAATCATTTACTAATTTCCAGTTCTATTACTCTGATATATTATTTAAacacaaatattttcatatatataatctaaAATTTGCATTAAGTTCAATAGGTTGAAACagataaataaaacaaaaaggCTCAAAAATTTAGTTCAATTCTCATCCAACCCTAATTGCATTTGACCGATAATTAATTTGATCAAATATAGTACGTACGTAGCTAGGAACAGGATGCCTAGCTATATTGGATTTAGCTAGATCTCTACATACTCAATTAATTTCAGTGTGAATgtcataatttattaataaaatatgatagTTATACGGAAAGTTAAAACTTGGAAActagaaaggaaaaaaatcaGAGAATTAGCCGGCGAAATATTGAATTTTACATTGTGTAAAGACCAATAATAAACTTTTTGTGGGTGAATGGTCAGTGCTTAAAAGAGGTGTGTGACaattcaaaaaaagaaagagaattgaAAAGCCAATTCAAAACTCAATATTGAGCCACCTGAATTGTACAAGATGGGTCATAATAATTAGAATCATTATTTCTCAAATCAGTCAGCTGTTAATTTTAATCCTATAAACAGTAGAGAACTAGGATACTTCATCACTTATTCCTTCactttttttactattttctgATCAAGTTTTTGCAGCTTTATATCTCCAGCTACTGTGGATCTTAATTACTACTCCTATATAAAACTGGATTTTTGTGTTTATGGCTGCATTAAATGGTAGTaatatataatatcaaaatGTCAGTATAGTTACTAGTTAATTCGGAAAAAGCTAACTATTAACTTATAATTGCAGGCGGAATAGCGGCAGTTGGATATTAgtattatagtatatatttttatcgTAAGTGTTTAGCTACAAAATAAGACATGCATATTATTAGTTACAATATATCTATGCACTCACACTCTAACTACCCATAAACTAATTTAATAggtaaaattttgatttatttaatttatttattttaaataaaaatataatttagtgactttattttattctctatattgtacttatttttttataattttttattttttattttattttttaataaaaataattacaatgtagagaatacaataaaataactaaatcttatttatattttgaaaaataagttaaatatatatattttttgtatttatataatttgtggGTGCCACAATGTGGTTATTTAGCATTACTCTATTAGTTATTATATTAAAGTTTCGTGAGATAATATTTTGGAATAAATTAAGGTATATATGAAGATAATTTGACAGTCTCATGTCAGTATTTCTAAAAGAACATTTTTCATGTTATAGtataaaaaaacatatatatatagtgttagaGGTTGCTTCAAATAAGTCCATACTTATTACACGTGAAATACTATAAATTTACtaaaaaatactatatgtaTAAAATTTAAACTCTGACCACAAATTTATTTAGTAAAGTAATGAATATATTATCGTAGATCTTTACGCTCTAAAAACTAAAatcaattcatattttatatggtATCCACCTAAATTCATTAGATGATATGTCGCGCGTTATTTTTAAATATGTGATATATGTTAGATTGATCGATTATGTAGGTCTAAAATAAATATGCGTAAGTGCTAGTTTTTTAAAGTTATAttcttctttttatatatatatatatcatagttAATACGAAATATTTTGGATGAGATGCTTTATATGGAGGTGTTTACTTTGAAAAATTAGTGTTGatagataaaatagtaaaattaatcaTTTGTTGACTTAGACGGATTCAAACTTGGGAATATCTCAAGATGACTTTGAATCATTTTGATCATTTAATTTAAGCTAATTTTAGTTGATAAATCtcacttttaaaaataaatttagtcGATGTAGAGTAAGATGTGTTGAGTCTTAACGGATGATATTATAGGTGTGGCCATACCCATTTATAGATAATTTACGTCTTCGGTTTTAAAATAGGGTGaagtttttttattaaatgaagTGAAATACTCCATCTTagtagtaaaatataaaaagattcCGAGAAGAAATGTAATAATGAGTTGGCACTGTTTGTTAACCAAAATCTGTCAATAAAAAGGGCAAAGACAGAAGAGAGGCAGTcaaattagagagagagagagaaacaagtTTGTGCAATAGATGCAGAAGACATAATCGAAAGAGATGGGGAGGGCTCCTTGCTGCGATAAGGCAAATGTGAAGAAAGGGCCATGGTCGCCTGAAGAAGATGCAAAACTTAAAGAATTCATCAATAAGTACGGCCCCGCCGGAAACTGGATTGCTCTCCCTCAAAAAGCTGGTAATTaatctcttctctttctctacCTACCtagattctctctctctctctctctctcaaattaaattaaatttgatatacAGGTCTGAAAAGATGCGGTAAGAGCTGCAGGTTGAGATGGCTCAATTATCTGAGGCCCAACATCAAGCACGGTGAATTTTCCGACGAGGAAGACGGAATCATCTGCACGCTATATGCAACCATCGGAAGCAGGTAATTAACCAAAGCTAGCTAGCTTCTTAATTCCATCTATCTATACACAATTCTATTCGAcaacaaattcaaatttatgTGCAAATGCAGGTGGTCGGTCATAGCATCTCAGTTACCGGGGAGAACAGACAACGATATCAAGAACTACTGGAACACAAAGCTCAAGAAGAAAATCCTCGGATTGAATCAACCCAAATTCCAACCACCATTTTCGTCCCTCTCTAATCTCTCGCATTTGTACACCTCGTTTTTCGATCAACCTAGGAAACCTCTCCCGCCCGACTCCATAAACTTTGTAGCTCCACAAAATAGTACTATTCTCTACTCCAACACCGCCCAGCAGCATGAGGAATTTCACGCCTACTATCCCATAAAAGACAACATGCTTGTCTTCGGACAGAACGACGCCGCCAGTTGCTCCTCCTCGGATGGGAGCTGCAGCCAGATCAGCTACGGCGCCAAGGACCGCGTCGTCAAAAATGAACAAATTGGATTTCTGCACGGTTTCATCGACAATCCAAATTCGTTGGCGCTTGAAGATCCCTTGGGATCGATTTTCGATCATCACAAGCAAAGAAATATTGGGGTTTTGGAGAACAGTCAGTTGCAGTATGATCTAGAGGAAGTGAAGCAGCTCATTACCAGTGGCGGCGGCGGGGGAGGAGGCGGCGGTTTGTTGTTCGGTGATGAGAGCAAGGCTGATGAAGCGATGGGGATGTACTACTTCTGattatattgccaaaaaaaaaaaaaaaaattaatgaaggGATTGAGCTtaatttctttaataattgatGGTAAATAGTTAATTTCTCTTCTCCTTTTTTTGCGCTTGTTTTAGGCAGATTTTAATGGATAATTTTGTGAGGTTATCGTTGCTATAAATTCCCTTGTTACCGGTGGGTAATTTGTTCTACTATTACTATAGTATGTTGttttaatctatatattatcTTTTGATAAGAATTATTGACATAAATTTGACTTGTACTGACCAAtcatagtttatttattttgtatcttATATTCAAAGTAGACTAAAGTGACATGATTGATTCATCCAATAGTTTGCTCAACTATAAACAAGGAAACGGACACGTCTCTTAATTAAGGAACATCTAAATGACAACGGGaagaagttaattaattatttatagttAATTAAAGAAGGTGCAGAAAAACCAATAATAGCATCCACTTTTCTTCCTTAAGTCTATGGAAGTTGCATTAATATGATGTTAAAATTGTTTATGCATGCATTGACCTAGCTTTATTGTTTATATGATAATAGCAattgtttttactttttttttttttaagtagcCTTAATAATTTGCAAACGAAAGGGTCATTGTACCTTCTTTTAGACTTCAAAATTGTGATCATACATTGGCTCGAAGaaaacttaaaataattaagtttTCATCAATTATTCGTACaactatttttaatataaaaaaagataGTGTGATGACTTGATCACAGgaaaacacaaaaataaattaagtaaTGTACGgcaataattttaaatttgcatGGTTGCAAAGCAGAGAAAATGACAGCCGAAACGAAAATCTCAGTGTTATTTGAAGAAGCAATATAATAAAGAGCCATGCAAAGTATATAAAAATGGGGAACAGCAGGCACGGTTACTGTAGATGCATGTGAGTCACATATGTTTATATAGAAAAGCACCCCACGACGTCGTTTTCGGAACGCCTATCACGCCTCTCGCGGATATTGGTTTCTTCCAATTATTGATTCGTTAATTAATCATTGACCaatgctctctctctcgttaTACTGAGTTTTCGAATTTGAATGATGTTAATTACTTGTTGGTGACAACCTGTTAATTACGGTACATTTAATTTCAATCGCAACAGTTTTGTAGCTCTAAATTTACTTTGGGGGCTATATTTATGAGCAGGAAGGGGATGAGAGGAGCTTAAGCACCCCCAACCTTTTCTTTTACCTGtaattttatactttttttttggataagaGAAGgaatttattaaaaagagaaacgAAGGTACCAGCAGTACCAAAAGAAAATTACAACAACATAGGAGTTGGAACTCCCGCAATCCAGCCATCTAGGCTCAAGTCAGAATTAAGAAACCCGAAGATCTTACCCCAACCCCATCTAGGCTCAAGTCAGTACCTGTAATTTTATACTATGtggaaattttcaattttaactcAGTCCAAGATATATTTATGCTTGCTCATTACTCGTGAGATTATCTTACGGGTCAAAATATATAAGCTAAATAAGTTAAGATGCGAgtttaaatataatcaaatatcaataaaattataaaagtatCACTATAAATGAATTTCGATCTAGACATTGATCCGTCTTATTAATTTTGACCCGTAAAATAGTCtcatccatttttatttttttttgtgttttactTTCGAGGTACTACCTAGATCAGGtatattgatatattttttaagCAAGTATATTGCATCTTCTTTTTATGTGATTTCTGGAAATCTATATCATGATGTTTTAGAAATAACAAACATTGACCATAAAACAAAGTGAGCACGCTTccttaaaaaaaagtaatttcaTGTTCGAGACTTCGAGGACTTGTGTTTCAATTTTTGTTcttctaaatttttttatacTCAAATGATGACTTCTAACAGTTTTGATTTCATTAATAATTCCTTACGAAAGAACGATATTGTATATTAATTGAGGGGcttacttttgaggattagttGTGATAGATTAAAACTTTGAGATATATTAAGACTGATCTTattatttgtataatttttatcaattttatttgattcatatCTTAGAGTGGAATTGAagaattcatattattaaaattaaattattgaattatacAATTATCAATAATGTAAAATAGAGGCCACTAAAACAATTACATGAACGAAAGTAAAAACATAACAAATCCACGAGTTCGATTTCGGCCACTCTATGCATGCAAGGTATGATGATTTGATCGCAAGGTACAACAGGCGAAAGCGTGAGATTCAAAGACAAAAATTTTAGAAAGAGAATCCTCATTGGAAATTGCAAGTGACATCATAAGCTTCAAAATTAAACAATATGAATGCTATAACGTCAGCACTTGCGCCACTTTCTGCTCTTTCTCATTAAATAATGTCGCACTTCCCACAAATTACATTATCATTTTCATCAATATcgattttattcattttttcttcttgTATCTCCTTAACTTATGCACATATAGTCACAAATCCAAGTTGGTAACAATTAACAAATCAACCAATATTAGAGTTGTTATATATTTCAAGACTTTAGAATTTATGAGCTTTATGTTAATCTTAACTAAATTATCCATTAATCGCTGAATAATTGAACTAGTAGGATGATGTTTTTTTCAGTGTATGGCTGAAATCTCGTGAAGAAACAAGACATTATTTGATTTATAGAAACTTTGGTGTTGACGACAACTATGCAAAACATGATGAAATTCATGGAGAGTGAAGTGACAGAGGGGTGTGTTTTCCCAAGAATGTCTCATGGAGTGAAGTACAAAGGTCAAACAAACAAAAGTCAAGATTTAGTGTGAGCATTGAATCTGAGTTCTGACACGTTCAAATTATTTATCAGAGGAAGAGAGGAGGTGGTTCGATTTGGCTTTTGTTGTGATGCAACAATTTCTTAAACAATTGAATCTTTGCCCAAACAAGCAAGCATAAAATCCTCTCCCACCACCAATCACAACATTTACTATATCAAGATCTCATCCATCCAATTATAGCATAGTCACATGACCCACTCTATCCTATAAATATTTCATTCTATGCCCAATCACACTCGACTCTTCCAACCACATGCCAATGCACAAAAACAATTTAGACAGCTAAAACCAAACATATATGGCAACAAGAAATGCTAAAATCCAAAAAAATCGGCAAAACATATATGAAAAGTAACACGACATGAACACCCCACCGGTTAATGCAAAAGTAGAAGGATGGATCACCAGAAAACAAACAGCATATCTCATAGAATTTCAAAGTAGCATTGATTCAATTATCAAGTAGCAACTGGTGCAGCATTTCTGGTCTAAGATGACAAAACACACAGCCCGGTCTCATCAAAACAGattggtttttatttttgtcttgGAGAAAAGCTTCATCGGCAAGATGGGAGCATTGGAACGACCAAAAACATCCACTATCGCAATCATCTCCTGTAGGTACCTGAATCAGAGAGGTATATATAAACAAAAAGAAAGCAATCAGGAAAGAATACAGCCAAAATCCAGTACACCTAGGTGAATGTCAGAATTTCATAACAGATCACAGGACAATTCTGAATGGGTAAACTTGTGTGGGAGACACCGACCCTAGATTCGCTACTTCGAAGGATTTGGCAGAAAATTTGCACACAATTATTCAGGCAAAATACAACTTAAGGCGCCAAACAGTTGAGTAATTACCTGGCATATGCTCATAAGATCAAACAGCAGCCTTAGAAGTTGTTTTGGCAATTGTTTTAGTGTCGAAGATTTCAATCCAGTAGCCATCAGGATCCTTGATGAATGCTATgtcctttatttttcctgcagtgTGAAAATGAATAGAAAAATTGAATTGGAATTTTATTTGAAGTGTTGAGAATGTCTCAATAAACAACTCAAGaacgaaaataaaataactctagTTTTAATTATATGGTCTAAAATAATCCTTGTTTACATCGAAGAAACAATTCTAGAAATTTAATATAGTTCTTGAGCGAAATGAGAATTCTACGTTGAGAAGTTTTCACAGTTCCAATTTCACTTGTTTGTGGAGTATGTTTCCTGGACATTTGAAGCTGCCCAAGAGATCCGGATGCATGACAAGAATCATATAAAGTAATAAAGATTTTAGTTGAGACATATTAATACAATGAGAATAACCAGATACAGGAGCAACGCATGTTTGAGAAAAAGCTACTAAAGTATAATAGTTGTTTCAGAAAATGAAAGGATAAATTTACCGTCATCAGGTTTCTTCACAAACTCCACCCCTAAACTCTCAAATCTCTTGCATGCCTTGTATACATCATCGACAGTAATACCTATGTGTCCTGAAAGTAGACCACATCTCAAACTGTTAGAGGCAACTGAACATCCTGTATAATGGAGACTcattccataaaaaaaaaaaaaaaaaaaaaaaaaaaaagagcctAAGAAGAGGAGCAGACTCATTCAGAAAATGGCTTAAACGAACAGATTCCAAAGAAAGTTGGAAGTGAAGTTATATTTACATATGTCAAAATGAAGGCATGGATAGATGTCTAGTGATGTAATGTTATTACAGTAGATGTGCACTCTCCATGGAAAATCAGTGATCAAGAATCACATCATATCTAAAGATATAAAAGAATAAAGATTAGCAAGTACAAGTTCGATATTTGACATACCAAAACCACGAGGTTCCGAGTTTCCATTATGATGACCCTTGAATTCAGGATCAGATTCAGTACCCCAGTTACTGCAAACAAAAATAAGAGATAATGAGAGGCATTACTATGTAAGAATGTCTCTCTTAAAGCATGTATGTTACGAGAAATGAGCTCTTACTGCGTAAGCTCGAGCGTAGCTTTTTGACTAAATGTCCAGGTTGTGCGCTCAATGGGATCACTGGGAGCTGACGAAGTGTCCTAATGCCACCCGTACATGGATAATTTTAGTGTATTCAATACACGTAAACAAACATGTACAATAAACGCGTGAATAGGTTaacataaaaagataattaGAAACGTCCGACATAGCACGATAAGtcgaaaattataattttgtgCAAGTTATTTGATGATTTCACCTCATATCCCAAGAAGTACAAGGTAAACTTCAACTCCTCAAAATCCAGCCTCTTAAGCAACCTGTATTCCATAtataacaaagaaaataaacaaaagttcAATTTATTCCTCAATGACTCTAGAAATGAGGCAGGGGGGAAAATAACAGATGAGCTGGAGTTATATAATAGATGGTAAAGGCAAAATAGTGACAGAGATGGAGTTTTGAAACTGATGCATTCTGTTTTAGTATTTGCAACAACAAAGAAAGTTGAAACATAATAACTTAAGGCATAAATCAACTATCAAAACAGAAGAAGAACCTGTAAGAGTAAGATATATATCACCTAATAAGACTTGTGAAACTAGAACTCAAAACTCTTATACATAAGCATGATAAACTTATAAGATTCATGATACTAACACCCAAAACCTTGTACAATTCAAAAACCAAAATCATATAAATTGGAGTCACCAGTAACAGTTACAATCAATTATTCC is a window encoding:
- the LOC131000598 gene encoding transcription factor RAX2-like → MGRAPCCDKANVKKGPWSPEEDAKLKEFINKYGPAGNWIALPQKAGLKRCGKSCRLRWLNYLRPNIKHGEFSDEEDGIICTLYATIGSRWSVIASQLPGRTDNDIKNYWNTKLKKKILGLNQPKFQPPFSSLSNLSHLYTSFFDQPRKPLPPDSINFVAPQNSTILYSNTAQQHEEFHAYYPIKDNMLVFGQNDAASCSSSDGSCSQISYGAKDRVVKNEQIGFLHGFIDNPNSLALEDPLGSIFDHHKQRNIGVLENSQLQYDLEEVKQLITSGGGGGGGGGLLFGDESKADEAMGMYYF
- the LOC131000606 gene encoding lactoylglutathione lyase isoform X2 — translated: MASKESADNNPGLQASLDEATKGYFLQQTMLRVKDPKVSLDFYSRILGMSLLKRLDFEELKFTLYFLGYEDTSSAPSDPIERTTWTFSQKATLELTHNWGTESDPEFKGHHNGNSEPRGFGHIGITVDDVYKACKRFESLGVEFVKKPDDGKIKDIAFIKDPDGYWIEIFDTKTIAKTTSKAAV
- the LOC131000606 gene encoding lactoylglutathione lyase isoform X1, giving the protein MATSLAAAAHLRPPLLSQLPPLFTLRPKVFNQPRRFISRTSVMASKESADNNPGLQASLDEATKGYFLQQTMLRVKDPKVSLDFYSRILGMSLLKRLDFEELKFTLYFLGYEDTSSAPSDPIERTTWTFSQKATLELTHNWGTESDPEFKGHHNGNSEPRGFGHIGITVDDVYKACKRFESLGVEFVKKPDDGKIKDIAFIKDPDGYWIEIFDTKTIAKTTSKAAV